A genomic stretch from Cellulomonas sp. KRMCY2 includes:
- the rpsF gene encoding 30S ribosomal protein S6, producing the protein MRHYEMMVILDPEIEERTVAPSLDKYLSVVTTAGGSIDKVDIWGRRRLAYEILKKTEGIYAVVDFTAEPATAKELDRQLGLNEAVLRTKVMRPDAH; encoded by the coding sequence ATGCGTCATTACGAGATGATGGTCATCCTCGATCCAGAGATCGAGGAGCGCACCGTCGCCCCTTCGCTCGACAAGTACCTGTCCGTGGTCACGACCGCCGGCGGATCGATCGACAAGGTCGACATCTGGGGCCGTCGTCGCCTCGCCTACGAGATCCTCAAGAAGACCGAGGGCATCTACGCGGTCGTCGACTTCACCGCCGAGCCGGCAACGGCCAAGGAGCTGGACCGCCAGCTGGGCCTGAACGAGGCCGTCCTGCGCACGAAGGTCATGCGCCCCGACGCGCACTGA
- a CDS encoding PadR family transcriptional regulator has protein sequence MRGRSDILELAILGLLHETPMHGYELRKRLNVLLGSFRALSYGSLYPALKSLAQRGMIVGSDATTTPPPHALSGKRARIVYELTADGKEHFAEILASSGPTTWEDEHFDVRFAFFAQTDAETRLRILEGRRTRLAERLDSVRQSAARTRERLDEYTLELQRHGLEQVEREVRWLDGLIDNERGTRRARTEDTGRPTGSANADDADASQH, from the coding sequence GTGCGAGGCCGGTCCGACATCCTCGAGCTCGCGATCCTCGGGCTCCTGCACGAGACGCCGATGCACGGCTACGAGCTGCGCAAGCGACTCAACGTCCTGCTCGGCTCGTTCCGTGCACTGTCCTACGGCTCGCTCTACCCGGCTCTCAAGTCCCTCGCCCAGCGCGGGATGATCGTCGGCAGCGACGCCACCACGACGCCCCCGCCGCACGCACTGAGCGGCAAGCGTGCTCGTATCGTCTACGAGCTCACGGCCGACGGCAAGGAGCACTTCGCCGAGATCCTGGCGAGCTCCGGGCCGACGACGTGGGAGGACGAGCACTTCGACGTGCGGTTCGCCTTCTTCGCCCAGACCGACGCCGAGACCCGGCTCCGGATCCTGGAAGGACGACGGACCCGCCTCGCCGAGCGCCTCGACAGCGTGCGCCAGTCGGCCGCCCGGACGCGTGAGCGCCTCGACGAGTACACCCTCGAGCTGCAGCGGCACGGGCTCGAGCAGGTCGAGCGCGAGGTGCGCTGGCTGGACGGACTGATCGACAACGAGCGCGGCACCCGTCGCGCAAGAACCGAGGACACCGGTCGTCCGACCGGGTCCGCCAACGCTGACGACGCTGACGCGTCCCAGCACTGA
- a CDS encoding cation-translocating P-type ATPase, which translates to MSVPLPIVDASVVEVEEVVTLLGTDPLRGLTGDEAARRLTEHGPNELTAEPSVPLWLRLLAQLRDPLIYLLLGAVVISVVAWVAEGAEGLPFDAMVIGVIVAANAVLGFVQERRAESAVAALQQMSAPTASVVRDGEVRRVPTREVVPGDLLALAEGDTVTADARLVATAALTIAEASLTGESEAVAKSPAVLPTPVGLGDRTDMVFGGTAVTRGTGRAVVVATGMGTQTGRIAQLLEATEAEQTPLQREIARVGRTLGIAVVVIATVVVGTVLLTSDLHRVSDVVTVLLLGVSLAVAAVPEGLPAILSVVLSIGVQRMAARNAIVTSLSSVETLGSASVICSDKTGTLTQNEMTVQRIMTASGSVRVAGAGYDPIGAVTVGDGDDVLDPDDPRWAEVVAVLGGGSLANDASLRQDPGGDWGIEGDPTEAAFLVAERKLGITDRRTQRFRRVGEVPFSSERKLMSTIEVDADQGGRVVVVTKGAPDVLLERCTHVLVGGEVVPLDEEHRARVLAGIAELSDDALRTLGVAYRETDADVAWAQQPDLAGAPEEVEHDLVLAGVVGIIDPPRSEARDAVAAAHRAGVRVMMITGDHPLTASRIAGDLGIVEPGAPALTGLELEALDDAGLRQAVRDVSVFARVAPEHKLRIVDALQADGNVVAMTGDGVNDAPALKSADIGVAMGITGTEVTRQAAAMILADDNFATIVDAVREGRGIFDNIKKFLRYLLSSNMGEVLTVFVGVVAAGALGLTGHGETVVVPLLATQILWINLLTDSAPALAMGVDPQTDDVMARPPRRLTDRVIDVHMWVGVLLLGAVMAVVTLLTIDLYLPGGMLPGSDDLDTARTAGFTVLVLAQLFNALNARSEATSAFRRLFANRWLWAAIVLSLALQVAVVHVPVLNTAFGTAPLGLDQWLVCAAMASAVLWVEELRKVGLRAWGRRRSD; encoded by the coding sequence ATGAGCGTCCCACTGCCCATCGTCGACGCGTCAGTGGTCGAGGTCGAGGAGGTCGTCACCCTCCTCGGGACCGATCCGCTGCGTGGGCTGACGGGTGACGAGGCGGCCCGACGGCTCACCGAGCACGGTCCGAACGAGCTCACCGCCGAGCCGTCGGTGCCGCTCTGGCTCCGGCTGCTCGCCCAGCTCCGCGACCCCCTGATCTACCTGCTGCTCGGCGCGGTCGTCATCTCGGTCGTCGCCTGGGTGGCCGAGGGCGCCGAGGGCCTGCCCTTCGACGCGATGGTCATCGGCGTGATCGTGGCGGCCAACGCCGTGCTCGGGTTCGTCCAGGAGCGGCGTGCCGAGAGCGCCGTCGCCGCGCTGCAGCAGATGAGCGCCCCGACCGCCTCGGTGGTCCGCGACGGCGAGGTGCGCCGGGTGCCGACCCGCGAGGTCGTGCCGGGCGACCTGCTCGCGCTCGCGGAGGGCGACACGGTGACCGCCGACGCACGGCTCGTCGCGACGGCCGCCCTGACGATCGCCGAGGCGTCGCTCACCGGCGAGAGCGAGGCGGTGGCCAAGAGCCCGGCGGTCCTGCCCACGCCGGTCGGGCTCGGCGACCGCACGGACATGGTCTTCGGCGGGACGGCCGTCACCCGGGGAACCGGCCGTGCCGTCGTCGTCGCCACCGGGATGGGGACCCAGACCGGCCGGATCGCCCAGCTGCTCGAGGCCACCGAGGCCGAGCAGACCCCGCTGCAGCGGGAGATCGCCCGGGTCGGCCGGACCTTGGGCATCGCCGTGGTGGTCATCGCGACGGTCGTGGTCGGCACCGTGCTGCTGACCTCGGACCTGCACCGGGTGTCGGACGTCGTGACGGTCCTGCTGCTCGGCGTCTCGCTCGCCGTGGCCGCCGTGCCGGAGGGCCTGCCGGCGATCCTGTCGGTCGTGCTCTCGATCGGGGTGCAGCGGATGGCGGCGCGCAACGCGATCGTCACGAGCCTGTCCTCGGTCGAGACGCTCGGTTCGGCGTCCGTGATCTGCTCGGACAAGACCGGGACGCTGACCCAGAACGAGATGACCGTCCAGCGCATCATGACGGCCTCCGGGTCGGTCCGGGTCGCCGGCGCCGGCTACGACCCGATCGGGGCGGTGACCGTCGGCGACGGCGACGACGTGCTCGACCCGGACGACCCGCGCTGGGCCGAGGTCGTTGCGGTGCTCGGCGGCGGCAGCCTCGCGAACGATGCGAGCCTGCGTCAGGACCCCGGCGGCGACTGGGGCATCGAGGGCGACCCGACCGAGGCGGCGTTCCTGGTCGCCGAGCGCAAGCTGGGCATCACCGACCGGCGCACGCAGCGCTTCCGCCGGGTCGGGGAGGTGCCGTTCAGCTCCGAGCGCAAGCTCATGTCGACGATCGAGGTGGATGCCGACCAGGGCGGGCGGGTCGTCGTGGTGACCAAGGGCGCCCCGGACGTGCTGCTCGAGCGCTGCACGCACGTGCTGGTCGGCGGCGAGGTCGTGCCGCTCGACGAGGAGCACCGCGCCCGGGTGCTCGCGGGGATCGCGGAGCTGTCCGACGACGCGTTGCGCACCCTCGGCGTCGCCTACCGGGAGACCGACGCCGACGTGGCCTGGGCCCAGCAGCCGGACCTCGCGGGCGCGCCGGAGGAGGTCGAGCACGACCTGGTCCTGGCCGGCGTGGTCGGCATCATCGACCCGCCGCGGTCCGAGGCGCGGGACGCGGTGGCAGCGGCCCACCGAGCCGGCGTCCGGGTCATGATGATCACCGGTGACCACCCGCTGACGGCGTCCCGGATCGCCGGTGACCTGGGGATCGTCGAGCCCGGTGCCCCGGCTCTGACCGGGCTGGAGCTCGAGGCGCTGGACGACGCCGGCCTGCGGCAGGCCGTGCGCGACGTGTCCGTCTTCGCGCGGGTCGCTCCCGAGCACAAGCTCCGGATCGTCGACGCGCTCCAGGCCGACGGCAACGTCGTGGCGATGACCGGCGACGGCGTCAACGACGCACCGGCCCTGAAGTCGGCGGACATCGGGGTCGCGATGGGTATCACCGGGACGGAGGTGACCCGGCAGGCGGCCGCGATGATCCTGGCCGACGACAACTTCGCGACGATCGTCGACGCCGTGCGCGAGGGTCGGGGGATCTTCGACAACATCAAGAAGTTCCTCCGGTATCTGCTGTCGTCGAACATGGGCGAGGTCCTGACGGTCTTCGTCGGGGTGGTCGCGGCCGGCGCGCTGGGGCTCACGGGCCACGGCGAGACCGTCGTCGTCCCGCTGCTGGCGACCCAGATCCTGTGGATCAACCTGCTCACCGACAGCGCCCCTGCCCTGGCGATGGGAGTCGACCCGCAGACCGACGACGTGATGGCCCGCCCACCACGACGGCTCACCGACCGGGTGATCGACGTGCACATGTGGGTCGGCGTCCTGCTGCTCGGTGCCGTGATGGCTGTCGTCACGCTGCTGACCATCGACCTGTACCTGCCCGGTGGGATGCTCCCCGGCTCGGACGACCTCGACACGGCCCGGACCGCCGGGTTCACCGTCCTCGTGCTCGCGCAGCTCTTCAACGCGCTCAATGCGCGGTCGGAGGCGACGTCGGCCTTCCGCCGCCTGTTCGCGAACCGCTGGCTCTGGGCGGCGATCGTCCTCTCGCTCGCGCTCCAGGTCGCCGTCGTGCACGTCCCGGTGCTCAACACCGCCTTCGGCACCGCGCCACTCGGGCTGGACCAGTGGCTCGTGTGCGCGGCGATGGCCAGCGCGGTGCTCTGGGTCGAGGAGCTGCGCAAGGTCGGGCTGCGTGCCTGGGGACGCCGCCGGTCGGACTGA
- a CDS encoding MFS transporter: MSVLGDLKTVAVHRDFRKLFAVRLVSQCGDGMFQVGLATLFFFSPERMATAGDVAAAFAVLLLPFTVVGPFAGPLLDRWSRRQVLLGGNALRVVLGLTLAVLMATVGVGPAVYVLALVTLAINRFLLSALSAGLPRVVPRDQLLMANTLTPTLGAGAAVVGGVLGFAIGWLVPTGPVKDGVVLAGAAALFGAASALALRLGRDQLGPDRAGPGAPAVGATGADGDAAQLWRDVRATAADLVLGARYLVARRTPAMALAVMAVHRFLYGANFIALILMSRNLLSDPGDADAGMAMFGLLLGISFAGNGLAIVLTPIAHERISPAQWVAVCLGLGALSQALLVAGSTFPVVATAAVLLGLSVQGAKIAVDTIVQADTHDDYRGRAFALYDVLYNAAFVGAAALAAVALPDTGWSRSTFVTLTVTYVLTALAYRAGVTRVLRAAAVTGSSTD, translated from the coding sequence GTGAGCGTCCTGGGTGACCTGAAGACCGTCGCTGTCCATCGTGACTTCCGCAAGCTGTTCGCGGTGCGGCTGGTCTCGCAGTGCGGCGACGGCATGTTCCAGGTCGGCCTCGCGACCTTGTTCTTCTTCTCCCCCGAGCGGATGGCGACCGCCGGCGACGTCGCGGCGGCCTTCGCGGTGCTGCTCCTGCCCTTCACCGTGGTCGGGCCGTTCGCCGGACCGCTGCTGGACCGGTGGAGCCGTCGCCAGGTGCTCCTCGGCGGCAACGCGCTGCGGGTCGTGCTCGGGCTGACCCTCGCGGTGCTCATGGCGACCGTCGGTGTCGGGCCGGCGGTCTACGTCCTGGCCCTGGTGACCCTGGCGATCAACCGCTTCCTGCTCTCGGCGCTGTCCGCGGGGCTGCCGCGCGTCGTGCCCCGCGACCAGCTGCTGATGGCCAACACCCTGACCCCGACCCTCGGTGCGGGCGCCGCTGTCGTCGGCGGGGTGCTCGGCTTCGCCATCGGCTGGCTCGTGCCGACCGGCCCGGTGAAGGACGGCGTCGTGCTGGCCGGCGCGGCAGCCCTGTTCGGTGCGGCGTCGGCCCTGGCCCTGCGGCTCGGTCGGGACCAGCTCGGCCCCGATCGCGCCGGCCCGGGTGCGCCGGCGGTCGGTGCCACCGGGGCGGACGGCGATGCGGCCCAGCTGTGGCGCGACGTGCGGGCCACGGCGGCCGACCTCGTGCTCGGCGCGCGGTACCTCGTGGCCCGGCGGACTCCCGCGATGGCCCTGGCCGTGATGGCCGTGCACCGCTTCCTGTACGGCGCCAACTTCATCGCGCTGATCCTGATGTCGCGCAACCTGCTCTCCGACCCGGGCGACGCCGACGCCGGGATGGCCATGTTCGGCCTGCTGCTCGGGATCTCCTTCGCCGGGAACGGGCTGGCCATCGTTCTCACCCCGATCGCGCACGAGCGGATCAGCCCGGCGCAGTGGGTCGCCGTCTGCCTCGGGCTCGGTGCGCTGAGCCAGGCGCTGCTGGTGGCCGGCTCGACGTTCCCGGTGGTCGCCACGGCGGCCGTGCTGCTGGGGCTCAGCGTCCAGGGCGCGAAGATCGCCGTCGACACGATCGTCCAGGCGGACACGCACGACGACTACCGCGGTCGGGCCTTCGCGCTCTACGACGTGCTCTACAACGCGGCCTTCGTCGGGGCGGCAGCCCTCGCGGCCGTCGCGCTGCCGGACACCGGCTGGTCACGGTCGACCTTCGTCACCCTGACCGTGACCTACGTGCTCACGGCCCTGGCCTACCGGGCGGGTGTCACGCGGGTGCTGCGCGCGGCGGCGGTGACGGGCTCCTCGACCGACTGA
- a CDS encoding transglycosylase domain-containing protein: MSSGAGGARPTTPTGGAPTARGGGAGSGGPTRRSPGSGGSGGSGGSGGGRPAGRRRLIDYPRQGKTGIRRWLPSWRLVLGAVLTVLAVLVGVLVAAYASTDIPQPDEFADDQTTTVYYADGSEMGTFGEQNRIIVDGESIPQHVRDAVVAAEDRTFYENPGINPVGIVRALWNNVRGNDQQGGSSITQQYAERYYFGTTVKDYQGKLEEALLAVKLARSQDKDEILGNYLNTIYFGRDSYGIETAAQVYFGVGVADLTVSQAALIAGIIPSPNNWDPRANPDKAEQRWNYVLDGMVTTGALTQAERDGQVFPETIEYARPDTFAGPVGYLLDMVKREVLDPDNSPITEDDLMSTGYKIVTTIDPVLQQAAIDAVATLPADKPASLQAALVTLNPQDGAIVALYGGADYLTDARNTVTYHTAQAGSTFKPFTLIAALESGNSLRSRYDGDSMITVDTFPDPVRNFGSGNGQSFGVIDVVTATANSVNSVYAQLNAEVGPAATLDVARRAGLPDDALVGQEVPSNVLGTASPHPLDMAQAYNTFAAQGMRTEPFIVRSVEYLSGGVVYEGGSTPERVFEADVMADVTYALSQVVEDGTAKKAAEIGHPVAGKTGTSNENRSAWFIGYTAHLTTAVTLFQLGEDNKSMAEITPFGGVSQVTGGSIPLDVWTAYMTTAMAGREVIEFPARADVGEEKKPPMVAIPAVAGMSEWDARVTLEGLGFVVSVERPFDPNVPKGTAISTNPAGEAEEGSAVAIVVSEGPEPAAEVAVPTVVGMTEAAATATLQAAGFVVSTSREASATVPLGTVISSNPSGGQAEEGSTVTIVVSGGPAVVEPPPTQAPQP, encoded by the coding sequence ATGAGCTCCGGAGCAGGCGGCGCGCGTCCGACGACGCCAACCGGCGGAGCACCGACGGCGCGCGGGGGCGGGGCCGGCAGCGGCGGACCCACGCGGCGCAGCCCCGGGTCGGGCGGGTCAGGCGGATCCGGCGGATCCGGCGGCGGGCGCCCGGCCGGACGTCGACGGCTGATCGACTACCCGCGTCAGGGCAAGACCGGCATCCGTCGCTGGCTGCCGTCGTGGCGCCTCGTGCTCGGTGCCGTCCTGACGGTCCTGGCCGTGCTCGTCGGCGTGCTGGTGGCCGCGTACGCGAGCACCGACATCCCCCAGCCCGACGAGTTCGCCGACGACCAGACCACGACGGTCTACTACGCCGACGGCAGCGAGATGGGCACCTTCGGCGAGCAGAACCGGATCATCGTCGACGGCGAGAGCATCCCGCAGCACGTGCGCGACGCCGTCGTCGCGGCTGAGGACCGGACCTTCTACGAGAACCCGGGGATCAACCCGGTCGGCATCGTCCGGGCCCTGTGGAACAACGTGCGGGGCAACGACCAGCAGGGTGGGTCGTCGATCACCCAGCAGTACGCCGAGCGGTACTACTTCGGCACGACCGTCAAGGACTACCAGGGCAAGCTCGAGGAGGCCCTGCTCGCGGTCAAGCTGGCCAGGTCCCAGGACAAGGACGAGATCCTGGGCAACTACCTCAACACGATCTACTTCGGCCGGGACTCCTACGGCATCGAGACCGCCGCGCAGGTGTACTTCGGTGTCGGCGTCGCCGACCTGACCGTCTCGCAGGCCGCGCTGATCGCGGGGATCATCCCGTCGCCGAACAACTGGGACCCCCGCGCCAACCCGGACAAGGCCGAGCAGCGCTGGAACTACGTGCTCGACGGCATGGTCACGACCGGCGCGCTGACCCAGGCCGAGCGGGACGGGCAGGTGTTCCCGGAGACGATCGAGTACGCCCGGCCGGACACGTTCGCGGGGCCGGTGGGCTACCTGCTCGACATGGTCAAGCGGGAGGTCCTCGACCCGGACAACTCGCCGATCACCGAGGACGACCTGATGAGCACCGGCTACAAGATCGTCACGACGATCGACCCGGTGCTCCAGCAGGCGGCGATCGACGCCGTCGCGACCCTGCCGGCGGACAAGCCGGCGTCCCTGCAGGCCGCCCTGGTCACCCTCAACCCGCAGGACGGCGCGATCGTCGCGCTCTACGGTGGCGCGGACTACCTGACCGACGCGCGCAACACGGTGACCTATCACACGGCCCAGGCCGGGTCGACCTTCAAGCCGTTCACGCTCATCGCCGCCCTCGAGTCGGGCAACTCGCTGCGCTCGCGGTACGACGGCGACTCCATGATCACTGTCGACACCTTCCCGGACCCGGTGCGCAACTTCGGCTCCGGCAACGGCCAGAGCTTCGGCGTGATCGACGTCGTCACGGCGACCGCGAACTCGGTCAACTCCGTCTACGCGCAGCTCAATGCCGAGGTGGGCCCGGCGGCAACGCTCGACGTGGCCCGTCGAGCCGGCCTGCCGGACGACGCTCTCGTCGGCCAGGAGGTGCCGTCCAACGTCCTGGGCACCGCCTCGCCGCACCCCCTGGACATGGCGCAGGCCTACAACACGTTCGCCGCCCAGGGGATGCGCACCGAACCGTTCATCGTCCGGTCCGTCGAGTACCTGTCCGGCGGGGTCGTCTACGAGGGCGGCTCGACGCCCGAGCGGGTGTTCGAGGCCGACGTCATGGCCGATGTCACCTACGCGCTGAGCCAGGTGGTGGAGGACGGCACCGCGAAGAAGGCGGCGGAGATCGGACACCCGGTGGCGGGCAAGACCGGTACGTCCAACGAGAACCGGTCGGCGTGGTTCATCGGCTACACGGCCCACCTGACGACCGCCGTGACCCTCTTCCAGCTGGGGGAGGACAACAAGTCGATGGCGGAGATCACACCGTTCGGTGGGGTCTCCCAGGTCACCGGTGGCTCGATCCCGCTCGACGTGTGGACGGCCTACATGACCACCGCGATGGCCGGGCGTGAGGTGATCGAGTTCCCGGCACGGGCCGACGTCGGCGAGGAGAAGAAGCCGCCGATGGTCGCCATCCCCGCGGTGGCCGGGATGTCCGAGTGGGACGCCCGGGTGACGCTCGAGGGCCTCGGGTTCGTCGTCTCGGTCGAGCGGCCGTTCGACCCGAACGTGCCCAAGGGCACCGCGATCTCGACCAACCCGGCGGGTGAGGCCGAGGAGGGCAGCGCGGTCGCGATCGTGGTCTCCGAGGGCCCGGAGCCAGCGGCGGAGGTCGCGGTGCCGACCGTCGTGGGGATGACCGAGGCCGCTGCGACGGCGACCCTGCAGGCCGCCGGCTTCGTGGTGTCGACCTCCCGGGAGGCGAGTGCGACGGTCCCGCTCGGCACCGTGATCTCGAGCAACCCGTCCGGCGGTCAGGCCGAGGAGGGCAGCACCGTCACGATCGTGGTGTCGGGCGGGCCGGCGGTGGTCGAGCCGCCACCGACCCAGGCGCCACAGCCCTGA
- a CDS encoding inositol-3-phosphate synthase, protein MSSIRVAIVGVGNCASSLVQGVHFYADADPQSTVPGLMHVQFGPYHVSDIEFVAAFDVDAKKVGFDLSDAIGASENNTIKIADVPPLGVTVQRGPTHDGLGKYYRETIEESDAAPVDVVAALKAAAVDVLVCYLPVGSEDAAKFYAQCAIDAKVAFVNALPVFIASDPVWAKKFEDAGVPIVGDDIKSQVGATITHRVLARLFEDRGVILDRTYQLNVGGNMDFKNMLERDRLQSKKISKTQSVTSNMDHELSARNVHIGPSDYIQWLDDRKWAYVRLEGRAFGEVPLNLEYKLEVWDSPNSAGIIIDALRAVKIAKDRGIGGPILSAATYFMKSPPVQMEDTKGRAELEAFIRGENER, encoded by the coding sequence ATGAGTTCGATCCGCGTCGCCATCGTGGGCGTCGGCAACTGCGCCTCATCGCTGGTCCAGGGCGTCCACTTCTACGCGGACGCCGACCCCCAGAGCACGGTGCCAGGCCTCATGCACGTGCAGTTCGGCCCGTACCACGTCTCTGACATCGAGTTCGTGGCGGCGTTCGACGTCGACGCGAAGAAGGTGGGCTTCGACCTCTCCGACGCCATCGGCGCGAGCGAGAACAACACCATCAAGATCGCTGACGTCCCGCCGCTCGGCGTGACCGTCCAGCGCGGCCCGACCCATGACGGTCTCGGCAAGTACTACCGCGAGACGATCGAGGAGTCGGACGCCGCTCCGGTCGACGTCGTCGCAGCCCTCAAGGCTGCCGCTGTGGACGTGCTGGTCTGCTACCTGCCGGTCGGCTCCGAGGACGCGGCGAAGTTCTACGCCCAGTGCGCGATCGACGCGAAGGTCGCGTTCGTCAACGCCCTGCCGGTCTTCATCGCCTCCGACCCCGTGTGGGCCAAGAAGTTCGAGGACGCCGGCGTGCCGATCGTCGGTGACGACATCAAGTCCCAGGTCGGCGCGACCATCACGCACCGCGTCCTGGCCCGCCTGTTCGAGGACCGTGGGGTCATCCTGGACCGCACGTACCAGCTGAACGTCGGCGGCAACATGGACTTCAAGAACATGCTCGAGCGGGACCGCCTGCAGTCCAAGAAGATCTCCAAGACGCAGTCCGTGACGTCCAACATGGACCACGAGCTGTCGGCGCGGAACGTGCACATCGGCCCGTCGGACTACATCCAGTGGCTCGACGACCGCAAGTGGGCGTACGTCCGCCTCGAGGGTCGCGCGTTCGGCGAGGTCCCCCTGAACCTGGAGTACAAGCTCGAGGTCTGGGACTCGCCCAACTCGGCCGGCATCATCATCGACGCCCTGCGCGCCGTGAAGATCGCCAAGGACCGCGGCATCGGTGGCCCGATCCTGTCCGCTGCGACGTACTTCATGAAGTCGCCGCCGGTGCAGATGGAAGACACGAAGGGCCGGGCAGAGCTCGAGGCCTTCATCCGCGGGGAGAACGAGCGCTGA
- a CDS encoding single-stranded DNA-binding protein encodes MAGDTVITVVGNLTGDPELRFTPSGAAVANFTIASTPRQFDRQSNEWKDGDTLFMRCSIWREAAENVAESLTKGMRVIASGRLVQRSYDTREGEKRTVVELQVDEIGPSLRYASAKVTRAQRSGGGGGGFGGGGGGGGAQSSSADNDPWATPAPSAGGSFSDEPPF; translated from the coding sequence ATGGCTGGAGACACCGTCATCACGGTGGTCGGGAACCTCACCGGGGACCCCGAGCTGCGCTTCACCCCGTCCGGGGCCGCCGTCGCGAACTTCACGATCGCGTCGACCCCTCGGCAGTTCGACCGCCAGAGCAACGAGTGGAAGGACGGCGACACGCTGTTCATGCGCTGCTCGATCTGGCGCGAGGCCGCGGAGAACGTCGCCGAGTCGCTGACCAAGGGCATGCGCGTCATCGCCTCCGGTCGGCTCGTCCAGCGCTCCTACGACACCCGCGAGGGTGAGAAGCGCACGGTGGTCGAGCTCCAGGTCGACGAGATCGGTCCGTCGCTGCGCTACGCGTCCGCGAAGGTCACCCGTGCCCAGCGCTCCGGCGGTGGCGGCGGTGGCTTCGGCGGTGGTGGCGGTGGCGGTGGCGCGCAGTCCTCGTCCGCCGACAACGACCCGTGGGCAACGCCCGCACCGTCGGCCGGTGGCTCGTTCTCCGACGAACCTCCGTTCTGA
- the rplI gene encoding 50S ribosomal protein L9 gives MAKLILTHEVTGLGTPGDVVEVKDGYARNFLLPRGLATGWSKGAEKQIAGIRNARKKREVAGLDDAKAIRDSLQSKPVIVTAKAGVSGRLFGAITTTDIAEAVAAAGGPSIDKRKIEVGQPIKSLGDFQVQLRLHDDVSARIDVRVVPEA, from the coding sequence ATGGCAAAGCTCATCCTGACTCACGAGGTGACCGGCCTCGGTACGCCCGGTGACGTGGTCGAGGTGAAGGACGGGTACGCCCGGAACTTCCTCCTGCCGCGTGGCCTGGCGACCGGGTGGTCCAAGGGCGCCGAGAAGCAGATCGCCGGCATCCGCAACGCGCGCAAGAAGCGCGAGGTCGCCGGGCTCGACGACGCGAAGGCGATCCGCGACTCGCTGCAGTCCAAGCCGGTCATCGTGACGGCCAAGGCCGGCGTGTCCGGTCGGCTGTTCGGCGCGATCACCACGACGGACATCGCCGAGGCCGTCGCGGCCGCCGGTGGCCCGTCGATCGACAAGCGCAAGATCGAGGTCGGTCAGCCGATCAAGTCGCTCGGTGACTTCCAGGTGCAGCTCCGGCTGCACGACGACGTCTCCGCGCGGATCGACGTGCGGGTCGTCCCGGAGGCCTGA
- the rpsR gene encoding 30S ribosomal protein S18 has translation MAKPVVRKPKKKLNPLKAAKIDVVDYKDTVLLRKFISDRGKIRARRVTGVSTQEQRAIARAVKNAREMALLPYSSSAR, from the coding sequence ATGGCGAAGCCCGTCGTTCGCAAGCCGAAGAAGAAGCTCAACCCGCTCAAGGCCGCCAAGATCGACGTGGTGGACTACAAGGACACCGTCCTGCTGCGCAAGTTCATCTCCGACCGCGGAAAGATCCGTGCGCGTCGGGTGACCGGCGTCTCCACCCAGGAGCAGCGCGCCATCGCCCGGGCCGTCAAGAACGCCCGTGAGATGGCCCTGCTGCCCTACTCGAGCTCTGCTCGCTGA